CGCGTGAAGTAGAACTTTGAGGCGTTCTTCTGCAAAAACTCCAAAGCCtataggaaagaaagagagagagagagcagtcACTGCCTGACACAACAGAAATCCATGTCTGCCAGAATGGCCTCTCCAGGCCCAGAGCGATAGAGCCGCTCCTCTCCTACCCAACCACCAAACACACACTGGgggtaaaaaacaacaaccccacAAAGCAAATACACgggttgttctgaaagtaatgcctcctatttattcccatagaaactacaacaaagagcacaataaggTGATTttatagagcaaattctcagctacaaaacactattttgcCACACAGTCcccaccattagctatgcatgtTTGCCAGTGGTGAACAAGAGCCCGCGTGCTGTGCTCATAAAcatctgtaccagcagaggtgacctatGGTTGCTGTCACTACTGTTGAAACACAGGACCCGCTGCAACCATGTGCTTGCATCTACTGTTTGGTCCCTACAAATATTCAGTAAGTGCTGATGACTGTCAGcgagtgccattttttccacacgGATGAATTCAGTGACACCCCTTTGCTTTATATGCACTTCCAtctcagatgccattttgtcaggctgcccctccgctgccatctgtcacacggcaacagaatgtaacagaatatcgtcgggaaggttcagcctctacagctgtaccaccaacatccacctctgacattgcGGGCCAACAAAATCAAATAgggggcattacttttggagcagttttAATACGCGAAGTTGAAGCAAGCAGgtgcatctcctgcagcagtacCTGTATGTGCCCTGCGATGACCCTGCTGTCTGGAAACAGGTAGTTGGAGACCTCGCACACGGGGCTGTCTATGCCCAGCGACTCACAGTGCCTACGGGCTTCCAGGCAGGCGTAATTGTAGTTGGTCTCTCGTCTGCCGATGACCGACAGCATCCCACTGGGGACGGCCTCCGCCGCCGCCTGCATGGCCTCAGCACGCACCTTCACAGCATAGAGTgctgaggggagaaggggacAGGTGAGTGCAGACAGGCAGCTCGCTCACACTGGGagtgagaatcacagaatcgaTAAGGTTGGAAATATCACGATGACCACCCAGCCCAATCATCAACACATTCCACCGTGCCCGctaatcatgtccctcagtgccacaactacacatctcttgaacacctccagggaaagggactccaccacctccctgggcagcttgtgccactgcatcactgctcctACAGGTATGCATTTCTTTgtaatatccaatctgaacctcgCAGGTGCAACTGGAGGCAATTACGTAGCGTCCTGTAATtagtctcccctgagcctcctcttctccaggctgaacaatcccagctccttcattctctcctcataaggcctgtgctccagacccctcaccggtttcattgcctttctctggatgtgttccttaatgtctttcttgtagtgaggagcccaatactgcacacagtactcgaggtgcagcctcaccagagctgagcacagggggatgatcacctccctgctcctgctggcagcgctATTCCTGATACAGGCCAGGACACCAGCGGTCCTCTCGTCCACCcgggcacagtgctggctggcGTTCAGACAGCTAACGACTCCAGTCCCTTCCCAAGGCTGGTGTTTTTAGTAGGACACGAGGCACACCAAAGCAAACCGCgggagcagaaagcaaaatcgACCCTCCGACACGCACCTTCCGCAAAGTCCATGGCTCCGGCGAACACCAGCGCCGCGAACTCGCCCACGCTGTACCCGGCGGCGGCCACGCAGCTCTCCACCACCTGCACAGACACGCGCGGCCgtcagcggggccgggccgggaaGTGCCGCGGGGGGGAGCCGGCGTAGGAGCCGGGCGGCGGGAGCCACGTCGCGGCCCCGGCGGCTCCGGGCAGGGCCCGGCGGCCGCCGTCGCCTACCTTAGGCTGCAGGTGGTTGAGCTTCTCTACGGCGGCCAGGGAGGCGACGAACACGGCGGGCTGGCAGTGCCGGGTGCGGTCCAGCTCGGCCCGCGGCCCCTCCAGGCAGAGCGAAAGCAGGTCGTAGCCCAGCACCTTCTCGGCCATGCGGTACATGTCCCGCACGCCGGGGTAGCGCAGCAGCCCGCGGCCCATCCCCACGAACTGGCTGCCCTGCCCGGGGAACAGCAGCACCGCGCCCTCCCGCGGAGACCGCCGCTCCCGCCTcccccccgccgcctccccctCGCCCGGCTCCTCGTCCCCCAccgagctctgcagcagctctctcaGGCTCGCCGCCCGTTCCCCACCGCCTGGGAGCGAGCTGCCCCGCCGCCGCGCTGCGCCGCGCAGGACGCCGCGCCCGCTGCAGCCAGCGAGCCGCCATGTTGTCGCGGCCCAGCCGCCCAtggccgccgcccgcccgcgtTGCCCCGGGAACCGAGCGGCCCCGCCGCCCACGGCTCGCTCCGcgccgcgccgctccgcgccTCCTCCTTGGGGCGGGCCCCGCTAGCGGGCGGGCCCTGGTGGCAGAGGCGGCGGTGGCGCGGCAGCGGAGCGGAGGGGAGGTGAGCCCGGTCGCGGGGGGAGCCGGGGTTGAGCCGCTGCTGGGCCCGGCAGGGggtgggggaggtggggaggcTCACGTGCCGCGGTGCTGGGAGCCAGAACGGCGGGACGACTCCGAATGGGACGTTTCCTCGTGGGCGCCGGGAGGAACgggcttttttctctttagattTGCAGGCGTTGGCTGTGGAACAGAGCGAGGTGCTCAGTGTCGGAGCGCACAGCGGCGGGGTTACAGATAGCGAGACGTGCCGCGGCTCAGATGTAGCTGTGCCGTGATTTTGAGTGGCTGAAGGTTATGAAACGGTACCGCTCAGCTCCTCGGGTTCGGCGGGCGGCTCCGTGCCGCCGTGCTGCTTAGCTGGGCGGGGAGGAACCGACCCGAGCTGCGCTGGATGCTGTTGTCTTCCTGATAGGGACGAGTTGGCTCGCTTTTCTATCTCTGTGCTGCACCGCTGCCTTCGTTTCCTCGGTTGTTGGGGCTGCGGGTCAGCAAGCAGCCGAGGTACAGAGGGGTTCTCTCACACCCCGCTCTGTCTAAAGAACTCCCGGCCTGCACAGCACCTACATGGGAAATATCTGTGTTTATTACACACACGGATGATGCTTGAGAAGCGGTGGCAAAGGAAGATGATCTAAAGGGTGCTTTGTCTCTAAATACAGCCTGTTTAGAGGATCTTACACAAATGTACCACAACTCCAGAGCTGTGTGAGTAACTTAGCCCCACTGAGAGATTTTCCTCAGCACTGTTAATGCAACAGCTGTAACTTAAGCGCCATGTGATTGGAAAGCCAGCACCAAGTTACTTAAGGGGATTTGGTTTATCAGAGCAGGGATATAGCGCTGCAATGGAAGCAGCTGccctcctctgctcctgctctctgGCAGCTCTTGGGCTGGATAGGGGGAGGCACCCACCTGGCTCTCAGCCGCTCCTTCACTCTGAAGGGCCTTTGGCTGCTCTGGGTCCTTCTTCACCAGCCTGAGGCATGTTGGCTCCTCTGTTGCAGTACGAGTTGTTCTCCACACCCTGTTCTTTCTTGTACACAACCTTTTCCAGACAAAGGAGAGGACATGGAAAGCTTCCGCTTCACTTTCTGTACACTGAGCCACCACAGGGAAGCAACCTGCAAAGAGACAGAAGGCGGCAAGCTGTAATATTGCCAattttcccctttatttctCCTGGTGCATTACAGAGCTGGAAGACATCGCAGGGCAGAGATGAGGGGAAGGGACAGAAATAAGTGCGTTGAGGGAGTAAAGATCTCCAGCTGCGGTGGTTTAGCAGCAGAGATCAAACTGTCTGCATGCTGCTGATACCATCCACAGACGGCCTGGTTTCTTCAGTATGCAAATCTGGGTGCAAAAGTATTGTGCaagcagctctccctgcagtgGAGCTAGGACCCGACTGGGAAAGCAGTGTGTAGGTTGTGTAATGGATGCAGCTGGAGGGGATGTGCTAGATAAGTTATCACTAGGTAATTCAGGTGGCTGCATGTGCTTAGAAGTCAGCATGTGCTCCAAGCAAAACATCGAAGGAAAGCTGTCTGTTTCACAGTCTGGATGTTTCCAAGTGCAGAACCTGCATATCTGTGAGCATGGGGCACAAGTGGCTGAAGGATCCCATCAGGTTTGCACGGCTGTTTCTCCCTACCATCTCCACTATTGCTTTATATGGGCAATCGATGCTGGAGTTGTTTCTGGGGAGTTAAATACATTACTCCACTGCTGATAGACAGCTGTGTACTACCGGACTGACCCTCTGgcacactgcagctgtgtgatGCAGGGGAGTGTTTTGCAATGCTGGCAACTCCCGAGAAATGCTGTTGGGAAACACAGTATGTGGTTAGTAATAACAACAGTCAAAAGAACAGGACACCGACATTCAATTCAAACCAGTACATTCCACCTCTTCGCTTCTGGATCTTCCCATCTCCTGTTCAAGCACAGAGGTGCTTCCcctgtttctgtgctttgtgccTTCCCCGTTTCTGTTTGCCCTCCTGATTTCTTGTCAGTGTTTCCTCCAATGTGGAGGAACAGGTTTGCAGCTTCATCATTAGGTCactgactgcagcagagcagtgtttcCAGTTTCTTGGCATTCAGCACTTCCAGCCTGCAAACCATGTCGGGCCTTTCCTCCCTGGGGAGAAGCTGACAGAAGGAACAATGCCtgacacagcccagcagcttgATACCTGCAGGAAACTGCCCTGATGCTTCTGTGTCCAAATGAAGTATAAAGCCTCTGAGGTCCTCGCTTATCACTTTGGGAAACTTGCTGGCATTGGATCAGTGtgctggggcagcagagctgaccGGCACCTTGAGGTGTGTGTCCAGAACTAAGCCCTGGTGTGCTCTTCTTATTCACGATGTGAGCAATGCTGTAACGACTGGTGAGATTCGAGCTTTCAGCTTCTAGCACAACCTTTGGGAATCTGAGGACAACCATAGAAGACCAAGATGTGTGAGAACACCTTAACTCCTTTACTCCATATAAGACACTTGGTGGTAAGGCAGCAGGAGGGACACAGGGCAGGAAGTGCAGCAGtgaccacagcacagagctatGCGgatcttttcctcccttccttgcAGCCCATCCTCCTCCCAAGacccagtgctgctccagcaggctAGCACATTGTTCTCCCTCCCCGATTCTCCTCAGCTCAGTTCTGCATTTGGCGCTGCTCGGCTTCTCTTTTGCCTTGCAACACTTCACCCTTCCATTTGGTTTTGACAGCCttactgctttgtttgctgtcatttttgtGCGCTCCCACTCTTTCCCCTCCTACAGCTCTCCCCTGAGGCAGCCCCACCGCCTACATGGCCCTTCTTGTTAACTCCTTACAGTCTTCCCTGCCCTGcgagctgctctgcctccaaTTCTCTGCTTTGCACCTACCACCTGAAATGTCATGATCCTACTCAGCCTCACAATTCCTGCTACCCATTGTGCAGGAGATGTCCCTTGCTGGCCTGgctccctcctcttccctgcATTAAAAACTGAGGGTGCCAGCAAGGCTGACAGTTGATGCCATCAGTGCAGCATCCTACTCTTAAGCACATCTGCTACCAGTGGGATTTACTCTGCCTCAATACCTGTCTCCTCATTGCATCAGACACAGCTGTACCAACAAAGCCTTCACACGCAGGCCCAGACAAAGTGCCACACCAACAGGACACCCTCCTTTGGCATATCTCTGAGTCCTGGCTGCCCTACAGCTCTCTCCTGGGGTTTCCACAGCCCAGGGCTCCCACTCCCTCCTGCAGTGTCTTTTGTGATTCCTTCCTGCCACCCGCCTAACAGGTTAACAGGAATTGGGTGTATTTGACAACTGTGTATTTGAAAAGCAGTGCGTTTTGGTTCTGCCCTTCTTATCGTACCTCTCATCTATTTGCGTTTCAGCAACCTAAACACTGATCTTTTGTAGCAATTGACTTTGGGCCAGAAAAACGGCAACCAAGTTTTTTCCCTGCTTACTTCCTTACTCTTTTTATTGGTGTCCACACACGAACTCAAGCAGCTCAGCTACCAGGGTGAGGCAGCACTTCGTGTTACTTCCACAGGCAATTTTAATCCTGCACACTGTATGGGTTTGGTAGCTAAGATGGCTACAACCTGCTTTAGGAAGAAGCCAGCAATACGTTCTCTACCTACCCACTGAGATCATCATCCACCACggtgttttattttgtgatggTTTGTCAAGCATCTGCTACTTATCACATCCATCTCACCACTCACCAGGCACCCTCCAAGGctaaaaacacaacacaatgTATAGCTCTGTTCTGCTTGAGCACAGgcaagcacacactgcattATTCCCGAGTGCACCACTCCAGTGAGCAAATGGAGCTCTTACTAAATACAGACATGCAAGTTTCTATCAAACCGCGTTATTCCTCTGCTGTACCCAAGCGAGAATACTGATGTAGGTAAAACTCACTACCCTTATTGCACAAAGCTGAGAAGGAAGTGAAAGCTCAtaaaagccagaaagaaaacGATAGTTTCCTATATGCAGGTAAGTATTGACCAGTGAAGCCGATGCGTGATCCATTAATTTCAGCTGCACTGAGTGACAAGAGTAGGCCGTGACCAGATCCTACATGCATATACTTTTAAAATCTGCCCTAAAAATATGGAATAGttgtttccctttaaaatgACTCTGCCAATCTacttgtttgggtttgtttcagATTCAGCCTCAATGGAAGCGGTACCAGCCTGGGCCTCAGCTGTGGGCTTCACGCTCCTGCCCCACGCAGGAGGAGTTTTAGGAGGCAGGATAACCAGAAAGGAAATCCCAGTGTGGTATGAATCTCTGCAGAAGCCGTCCTGGTGTCCCCCTAACTGGGTGTTCGCTCCAGTTTGGGGAACCCTCTATACATCTATGGGGTATGTTTTTCACATCCTATCAATACACGTATGTGATCTCCAGGTTGCTCATTATACAGTGCTAGACTAGAAAGCTATTATTCTATTTCCGTGGCTTGTATGTCTGCAAGAaactgtgctgagctgcctgtcTAGCAGGTAACAGCACGTTTGGGGGAGCTGCGTGTGGCCATGCTTTGTATGTAGATCTGTCCACTTTGAAAGCAGCAGTTGGAAAAGCTGCCATTCATCTGCTTTCCTCATTGATTCTAAGGGGAAGACCTGCCAAACTGGCAGCAGTGAAGTGAGGTGGCTCCAAGATTTCTTCTCTAGAGCTCTGAAACCCTCTGCTGTGTCCTTGGGTACCTGTGTGAATGGCACTTGGCCTCATGATTCCCTGTTCTTCTGACAGTAATTGCTGTGCTGCCAAGCGTTTTAAAGCAGTTAAATAAGAGAGACATGTTCTTTCCCAACATTATGTCATTATCCTGCAGGTTAACTTAAATACTACAGCTCCTATTGCAAAATACAGCAATGATCCAATATCTGAAAACATACCTGAACGTGTAAGAAAACTGATTGAACATTCTCTCACTTTGGTTTACTTTTCTGGAAATAAAGGCTTTGTCATTTTTACAGATTCACATGCTCTCTTCTGTctgtattctttcttcttcctcttcttacagggtatgtgtgtatatttatttcattgctcTTGTGTGTTCTGAGTTAGAATTTGGGTTGCCATCCCTTGGataaaaaaatgcctttttgcAGAGAGAAAGGGGCTGAGGGGGCTTCCTGCAGGCTGACTGTATGATCTGTAAACTCGTCTCTTAAATTCTCATCATAAATCTGGACATCACGTTAAATCTTTTTACAATCACTTGCTTTGGTAATACCAAAAGCAGGCAATACGTTCTGAGGTAAGTGGTTTCAGCTACATACTACATAGAGCTCTACTACATAGAGCATACTACGTTTCAGCTGACTGAAAATGTCTTTATCATCAGGCTGCCATAACCTGCCATGCACACCCATCCTTTGGAATAGTTAAGACTTCTCATTTGTTTAGAAtctgagaaaattaaaagcaatacaTAATTAAAAGCAAGGTTAAAAAGCTCCCACAGTTGCATTGTTTAGTCTTTATAAAAGACGTGGTCACAAAGCAAGCCTGGTCACTGTCTGCATCTGCATATGACAGATACATAGGCTGCAACAACTTAGAAGTTCACTACCCCAGAAACACGTTTGAGCCCCCTGCTGTTCAGCAAGTGCGCAGTGCAGCTCACACACCCAGCAGACTCTCGTGAGAAGGTGGAATCTGTATTCAGTCACTAATTCTAAAACTGGGGGTGTAATTCCAAGCGTTGGCATTTGGTCTGTGGGACTCTTGGAATGACTGCGTAGTCAGCTGCATTGGTATGTCTAATGGAAAAGTCAAACAAGTCTTGGGTGAGGAGTACTCCCCCTTTTCTAATTGATCTCTTTCAGTTCAAAGGTaaatctttttcctctcttaccTCTTGCCTTCAAAAGTCTTTGACTTGCTTCCACGTTCAACACAGCATTCTCCATTCAGACTGAAATGCAGTAAGttatctgcttttctgcacCTAGAAAAGAGAACTCTGGCAGAACAGGGCATGTTTCTCTCCATCTTgctatctgcagcagataaGCAACCCTTCACAGTCAGCCATTCTGTCCAGTAGCACCAGGACATTTCCAAGTGAATTTAGACTCTGACACTGAAgtgatttcatttgttttaagaaaacatgGCTGCTTTCTAACCGACATACAGGATTATACCTTGCATTCGCTTTCTTCAGATACGGCTCCTACCTGGTGTGGAAGGAACTGGGGGGCTTCAATGAGAAGGCGGTGGTTCCTCTGGGCCTGTATGCAGGGCAGCTGGCGTTAAACTGGGCATGGACTCCCATATTTTTTGGAGCTCACAAAATGGGATGGGTGAGTAAGTTTGTTTCTTCAGCATATGCTTTTGAAGGCATCAGGTGATGGGGCTAAAACGCGCATCAtgatttttcc
The sequence above is a segment of the Excalfactoria chinensis isolate bCotChi1 chromosome 1, bCotChi1.hap2, whole genome shotgun sequence genome. Coding sequences within it:
- the MCAT gene encoding malonyl-CoA-acyl carrier protein transacylase, mitochondrial, which encodes MGGWAATTWRLAGCSGRGVLRGAARRRGSSLPGGGERAASLRELLQSSVGDEEPGEGEAAGGRRERRSPREGAVLLFPGQGSQFVGMGRGLLRYPGVRDMYRMAEKVLGYDLLSLCLEGPRAELDRTRHCQPAVFVASLAAVEKLNHLQPKVVESCVAAAGYSVGEFAALVFAGAMDFAEALYAVKVRAEAMQAAAEAVPSGMLSVIGRRETNYNYACLEARRHCESLGIDSPVCEVSNYLFPDSRVIAGHIQALEFLQKNASKFYFTRTKMLPVSGAFHTRLMEPAVEPLAEVLKSIDIQKPLICVYSNVDSKKYMHSKHIQKLLVKQLVSPVLWEQTMHSVYQRKQGMEFPYTYEVGPGKQLGAVLRKCNLKAWRQYSHVDVTEEEEEAET
- the TSPO gene encoding translocator protein, giving the protein MEAVPAWASAVGFTLLPHAGGVLGGRITRKEIPVWYESLQKPSWCPPNWVFAPVWGTLYTSMGYGSYLVWKELGGFNEKAVVPLGLYAGQLALNWAWTPIFFGAHKMGWGLVTLLLTTGTAAATTASWYHINRTAAYLMVPYLAWLTMASALNYRIWKDNRNKKSE